In Nocardioides sp. InS609-2, a single genomic region encodes these proteins:
- a CDS encoding PAC2 family protein, with product MIEIDDLTDLVNPVVIAAFEGWNDAAESASQVVGHLFDVWGAKVVGAIDPEEFYDFQVNRPLVSTDDNGYRRLIWPTTQIAVASPPNLDRDVILIRGIEPNMRWRQFCAELLAACDDLGGEMVVTLGALLADTPHTRPIPVTGTATEPELVDRLKLEQSTYEGPTGIVGVFQDACVRLDIPSVSYWAAVPHYVAQPPCPKATLALIGQIEELLGASIPLGDLPEESRAWERGVDELAEEDEDIAEYVQALEETRDTTDLPEASGEAIAREFERYLKRSRGEEPE from the coding sequence GGAACGACGCCGCGGAGTCCGCCTCCCAGGTGGTTGGCCACCTCTTCGACGTGTGGGGCGCGAAGGTGGTGGGCGCTATCGATCCGGAGGAGTTCTACGACTTCCAGGTCAACCGGCCGCTGGTCTCCACCGACGACAACGGCTACCGCCGGCTGATCTGGCCGACCACCCAGATCGCGGTCGCGTCGCCGCCCAACCTCGACCGCGACGTCATCCTGATCCGCGGCATCGAACCCAACATGCGCTGGCGACAGTTCTGCGCCGAGCTGCTCGCCGCCTGCGACGACCTAGGTGGCGAGATGGTCGTCACCCTCGGTGCCCTGCTCGCCGACACCCCGCACACCCGGCCGATCCCGGTGACGGGTACGGCGACCGAGCCCGAGCTGGTCGACCGCCTCAAGCTCGAGCAGTCCACCTACGAAGGCCCCACCGGCATCGTCGGGGTCTTCCAGGACGCCTGCGTGCGGCTCGACATCCCTTCGGTGTCCTACTGGGCCGCCGTACCCCACTACGTCGCGCAGCCGCCGTGCCCGAAGGCAACGCTCGCCCTGATCGGCCAGATCGAGGAACTGCTCGGCGCCAGCATCCCGCTCGGCGACCTGCCCGAGGAGTCCCGGGCGTGGGAGCGCGGTGTCGACGAACTCGCCGAGGAGGACGAGGACATCGCGGAGTACGTCCAGGCCCTCGAGGAGACCCGCGACACCACCGACCTACCCGAGGCGTCCGGCGAGGCAATCGCCCGGGAGTTCGAGCGCTACCTCAAGCGGAGCCGCGGAGAAGAGCCGGAGTAG